CATCGGAACGCATTGTCGTCCGACATTCCTAAATCTCCAGTCGATGGGTCGAGGTactttctccatttccgTTGTTGATTTGATACGTCGAAGATTTTGtgtcttttttgttttcaTTTATTGAGACGAGCCATCCTATAACAAAATCACCAGGAGCTTCAGCCTAGACTTCGTTTGATTTATAAATTAAGATGAGAGGATCTCCCAGCCTGAGATCGTTCAATCGGTTCAATCGCTACAGTAACTTGATTAAGTCAACTCGATTCACCGAACCAGCCGTTCTTCCAGCAGCTGCTTTCATTCCAAGGTATACACGAGGGTTCACCAGGACAACAATGAGACCAACTGCGGCCGTGGAAGGATTAGGCCAGGATGATGAGATTCCTTCTGCTAGGTATGTACCTCACTTCCATTAAATTCGACACTTGCGCTAAGTCATTCTCATGGGAAGATTGCAACCTGAACCAGGTCCAGACGTAAGAGTATTGATAATCGGAGCGGGCAACAGTGAGTGTCATGTCTTTATTCAAATTAGATTTTGACTGATTCCCATCGATAGTCAACTTTGGTTCTGACGAAGGGGTGAGTAGGATTCAATTCTGACAAGCAAATTGTCAACAACATTACTGATGAAATTTCGTCACAGCCCTGGAATCACTCCCAACGACTCGAACAAAAATTAGGCAACCGGTTGAAGATTGTCGGACTTGTCGATCCTGCAACTTCACGAGCTGAAGCAGTCTTGAAGGCAAAATCACTCACTTTCGCTGCTTCAGCTTATGCCGATACACCCATCTATCCATCGGTCAAAGATGCCATCTCTGCTTTATCTTCAAATCCACCTGAAATGATCCTTCTAGGATCTCCACCCGCTTTCAGAGGTACAACCGACCCATCGAAAGGCTACAACGCTGAGGTACAACTTACCGAAAGTTTCCCCAACGCCGCTCTATTCGTTGAGAAACCCGTCAGTACGGGAAGTGTTGAAGAAGCCCTCAAAGTCGCCGAATACTTGGAAGGGAAAAGTAACCTGGTTAGTGTCGGTTACATGCTAAGGTATTCTGCGGCCGTGCaaaagatgaagcagaTCTTGAAAGAGAACAATCTTGAAGTCATGATGACCTCGGCGAGGTATGTGATGGGTGAGTGATCTGTTCCGTTGGTGAAGGGAGAAAAAACAGAAAGATACTTACGACTGCACAGCTTACGAACATAGCGCGAAAATCGCCTGGTGGACTAAGTCTGTCGATTGCGGACCTATCGTTGAGCAGGCTAGTGAGTCGGCTACatgaggaaatggaaagacCCTTATACCATGCTGACCATGTGCTTTAATGGTTTGACAGCCCATTTCTGTGATCTCTCAAGATACTTCGCTGGAGAAGTAGATCTGGACACTGTCATGGCACACAGCATAGAATGGTACGAAAAGCCAGGCCAGCTTACTAAAGTGGGTGGCTGAGTAATAACCTCTTGGTCTATGCAACTGCTTATCCTTGATCATAGATACCCTTCGACGAGAGCGCTCTTGTACCGGAAGATGATCGAATTCCCCGTTTCACGAGCGCTACTTGGAAATACAAGTCCGGTGCCATCGGTCATTTAGAACATGGTGTTTCCCTTCAAGGTACACAGTGAGTAGGAAGGTTGTTGAATTATCATATCGAGGCATCGCTAACCCTAGCTTGAAAACAGGTTCTCCACCGAGATCACCGTATTTGCTGATGGATACCAGCTGAAGCTGATTGATCCTTGTGGGTACAGTAACTCACTGTAAAAAGCGATACTGACCTATGTACATCTGCCTCAGACAACCGACCAACTCTTTACGTTCGAAGACCTGGGAATGATGTTGAAGAAATTCACAACTTCACAGACGATGATGCATTCCTTTCGGAAATGTCAACATTTATCGATACGTCTAGTAAAGGTAGTTCGGAGATACCGGTTTTGAGTTCATTTGCGGATGGTGCGTGTGGTATTTTCATTCTCCCCTTGGGGCCATGTCCAGCTGATACGATTCCATGCTCAGCTGTGCGGACATATGAACTTACTTGGGCTATTCGATGGGCAAGTGAAAAGACCAGTAGATCAAGGACCTAAGTCCTGAAGATCATAGGTATTGATAACTCTTTTACAATGTTATGCATTGCCAATGCTCGTTAGATGTGTCGGTTATCTTCATTATCTTCGTATTTGACTTCCCTGGCCATGATAGACAGACAACATGTGGTAGCATGGTCAAGACATTGTGCAGAACTTCCCATTTTTCCCATTGCAACGATACATACGCATTGTGCTAAATTACATCTCGTAAATATAGCCATGTACAGAAACAAAATCATGAGCTGGTTTAGCAATATGTACTCTTACTACTTCAACATTGTTTCATTTTTCCCGCGATCAAGAGCTGCTCAAAGCCAATGCAAAGATACATATGCATTCAGATAAATTACATCTAGTATATCTGACCATCCACAGAAACGAAAATATGAGTTGGTTTGGACGCATGTGCTCTCACTACTTCGCTATTCTTCATGTCTACCGCATCGACTGATACGCGGTTGACATTGTATCAACTTGATGAACCTGACCATTGGCTTATTCGAACCCTAACACTCACCTCGGGTAGCGCAGACGTCCAGACTGTCAAATATCCCCGCTTCAAaattcctcttcaccaatCTCCTTCGAGCCGTCTCTTCATTTACATCTACCCAAATTTTGAAATCCATCATCTCGGCGCATTCTTTCCATCCAGGTAGATCGAACAACGTATACAGTCCTTCGATCAAGATCAGCCTATCTTTGTGCGTTATGGGGACAGGAGACAGTGTCGGATCTTTCAATGCGTGGTCAAACGTGGGGAAGGGTATCTCTGAGGGGGCAGAGGAGAGAGGTATACGGAGGAGGTCCAAAAATGTTCGATAACCAGCTTGGTCAAAGGTAAAATGTGCGCCCTATTCAAATGGATGAGCTTTTGGAACGTTGTCGAAGTTGTCATCACTTACCCTCCACCAGTGTGCTTTCACAGGGT
The Cryptococcus neoformans var. neoformans B-3501A chromosome 13, whole genome shotgun sequence DNA segment above includes these coding regions:
- a CDS encoding hypothetical protein (Similar to gi|40741109|gb|EAA60299.1| hypothetical protein AN4382.2 [Aspergillus nidulans FGSC A4], FASTA scores: opt: 446, E(): 1.8e-22, (37.727% identity (62.727% similar) in 220 aa overlap (1-211:1-214))); the encoded protein is MSSEIQRLAEDVVETYFSQNAENRLLIGVAGPAGCGKSTIAYPLINRINDILATRSAASCEKAISAVCVSLDGWHYTRAQLDQMDDPGAHFTFDQAGYRTFLDLLRIPLSSAPSEIPFPTFDHALKDPTLSPVPITHKDRLILIEGLYTLFDLPGWKECAEMMDFKIWVDVNEETARRRLVKRNFEAGIFDSLDVCATRVDAVDMKNSEVVRAHASKPTHIFVSVDGQIY
- a CDS encoding hypothetical protein (Similar to gi|46096899|gb|EAK82132.1| hypothetical protein UM01269.1 [Ustilago maydis 521], FASTA scores: opt: 1644, E(): 1.4e-98, (58.372% identity (80.000% similar) in 430 aa overlap (31-456:45-465))), whose product is MRGSPSLRSFNRFNRYSNLIKSTRFTEPAVLPAAAFIPRYTRGFTRTTMRPTAAVEGLGQDDEIPSARLQPEPGPDVRVLIIGAGNINFGSDEGPWNHSQRLEQKLGNRLKIVGLVDPATSRAEAVLKAKSLTFAASAYADTPIYPSVKDAISALSSNPPEMILLGSPPAFRGTTDPSKGYNAEVQLTESFPNAALFVEKPVSTGSVEEALKVAEYLEGKSNLVSVGYMLRYSAAVQKMKQILKENNLEVMMTSARYVMAYEHSAKIAWWTKSVDCGPIVEQATHFCDLSRYFAGEVDLDTVMAHSIEWYEKPGQLTKIPFDESALVPEDDRIPRFTSATWKYKSGAIGHLEHGVSLQGTQFSTEITVFADGYQLKLIDPYNRPTLYVRRPGNDVEEIHNFTDDDAFLSEMSTFIDTSSKGSSEIPVLSSFADAVRTYELTWAIRWASEKTSRSRT